Sequence from the Mauremys mutica isolate MM-2020 ecotype Southern chromosome 2, ASM2049712v1, whole genome shotgun sequence genome:
AGGGGGAACTACACAAATCCTTGACATTAGATGCATGCTTAAattccttgctgaatcagggcctaagtgcCCAATTTTTACTAATGCAAAAATTCCTTATAcaaagtagtcccactgatttcaatcagACTACTAGCATTAATAATGGTTTGCATGCTGTCTCCTGTAAAATAGTCACCACTGTTCTCCAGCTTCCATAGTTTAGTCTTCACTTACTATAGTATCACTCTATAGTACTCTGTAATCTCCTTGCAGATGGGACCTTTTCTTCTGTGATTCAAGAGCCAAGTGTACTCTTATGGCACTAGGTAATAATTATAGTCCCCAGTACATGAATGACAAAAAAATCCACCACTTTTTGTTGTTCACGATGAAAGCCGTAGCTGAATTTCACAGCTTGAAATGTCACGGGTATCTAGTCCTCAGTAAGAAACAGACCTCTGATACATTaggtaaaaatatttaataaagttaGAAACAATTATATTAATTCATAATTACTTGTCAAATTGCATTACAATTGTGCAACTCAGTACAACCATAAGGTTGTAAATTTGTGAAAGAAAGCCTGAACAGGAGAGTTAACTCAGCAACATTATATAGGTGCAGTATTTTCAGTTACTGTAGACTTAAGAAAATGGAGCTACACTGGCTTACTCCTGGGCTGAATTTAGCTTAATGTATGTGTCGTGGTTGTTACTCtttcatttcctgactttttttccaattttttcacctTGCATTAATAAGGTTTTTGCTTATAATAATCTGTAGTTTCTATTAATAGTTTATTTTAGACATTGCTTAACCAAAACacttcttagcatatgcgcaacatgcctcaggtggcacgtgaccaggattcatcaccaaatttggtctgctggttgcaTCATTAGCTTCCCAGCTTGGGCCAGGTACTGATGGTGGGGACTGTGACATGAACACTGATCCAAGCCCCCCAATCAAACCACTTTTTCTTTATTCTGCTCTATCAGCGTAGGAGGTCACATATCACAGGAGATGAAATTGAGGAAATTATGAGATGTATATGTACTCTCCCACTCCCTAAACACCCGTTGCAGTGAAAAGTTTGctttaaaatgttctttcaaCCCGTCTGTAACTTTAAAAGAATGTGAAACTAAGGTTTCAGAAAACATCAATCCCTGCAGTTCTGAGCTATCACCAACCATGATTTCCTGTTTCTTCTCCACTAAATCTTGTCCAGTGTTTCTGTGCCACCTCCTGTCACTTCCCTTATATTTTTATCTGATTACCAAATGTCTGGTGAAGAGTGCTTGGCAGTATTTGAAGCTATCCAAAGACCATCAAGTTAAAGGCATAATGAGACTTCTTAAAAGGTGACAACCATTATGTCTTTGAAAGATCACAGATACAACTACAGTATCCTGTGCCCCATTCTCCTAGACCTCACTTCCTGCAACTATTGTCAGTTTGGCACAGTGTTCATTAGCACCACAGTGAGGGTGGGTCTTCTATGCTGTTTAGGATGAGATAAAGTTTAGCTTTACTCAGACAACACTAGCTCCTGGGACCACCCCTAAAGCTCTGAGAAGTACAAAAGGAGAATTATAAACTTGGAATATGTTTGAGCCTGTTGGTAAAGTTAAACCATCCTCTAAAGGGGGGCACTGCTACCACCTGCAAGACAGAGAGGCTACCGCCAGAATCCTCTTTGTGTATTATCTATAAACACACATGTGTAAACATTTACAGTCACATATGCACCCCCACACCCACTTCCGAACACACACTGTATCCTTTCCGCAGACAGCTACAGATACTATATAACTACAAAGCTATATCAACACATACCTACAAATCTCTGCAGAGAGCCACAGCTGTATTCTCCCACATACTGTGCTTGCAGCCAGCCAGCATACACCCCTGCATAGCCCGATGCTCGCGCACAGACAGGCACCCCATCCCGCACTGCTCTCTGTGCGCCCAACGCACCTGCCCCGGGGAACGCTGGCACCCAAGCAGAGCTCACCCTACACGCGCCTCCAGCCACGCGCGGCTCACCCCTGCACCCACACGCGGGGGGGACCCTTCCGGGGGTGCCGGGCTCCTGCCCACACCGCCGCGCGCCGCTGCCTTCGGGTGTGTGAGCGGAGGAGGGgcgggctgcgggggaggggcgaggggcggggggcggcgccGGCGCCGAGCTCCGGGGCGCCGGCGGAGGAGCCCGGGCAGTCCTGCCGCGCGGGGCGCTGGAAGCGGAGGGGCCGCGGggagcgcagcgcagcgcccggagcccggcggcggcagcagcagcagcggacggaaggaaggaaggagccgaGCTCGCCCCGCGCTCCCCTGAATGACGGGCGGCAGGTTCGACTTCGACGATGGCGGCACCTACTGCGGCGGCTGGGAGGAGGGCAAAGCCCACGGGCACGGCATCTGCACCGGGCCCAAGGGGCAGGGCGAGTACGCGGGCtcctggtcccacggcttcgagGTGGTGGGCGGCTACACCTGGCCCAGCGGCAACACCTACCAGGGCTACTGGGCGCAGGGCAAGCGCCACGGGCTGGGCGTGGAGACCAAGGGCAGGTGGATGTACCGGGGCGAGTGGTCCCACGGCTTCAAGGGGCGCTACGGGGTGCGGCAGAGCCTCACCACCCCGGCCCGCTACGAGGGCACCTGGAGCAACGGGCTGCAGGACGGCTACGGCGTGGAGACCTACGGGGACGGAGGTGAGCGCCCcgcgggagggaggggagcaacgtGCCTGGCGGGCCACACGCACTgcatgtgtgtgcgcgcacacacgtgTGCCGCCGCTGCCACCTGGCGCGCCCCACGCACACAGCCCCGGGCGCCTGGGCTCTCGCAGGAGCTGCTCCGCCCGCGCACAGGACCCGGCGGGGGCACGGCTGCCAGGGGGCAGTGGCAGGCGCAGGGGAAGGAGGAGTCTCAACTCTTGACAAAGTTTCGCCCCCCCCCTTTCCTTTTGTGCATAGATTGCGCGCGCGAGCAGGGCCGCATTGAAACCGCGGGAGCGGTGCATCTTTTGCCAGGGGCAGCTGCTGAGCCTGCGAGCAGATCCCCCATTGTCAGTGGTTGAAACTGCAGCCAACTGACAGAGAGTTGAGTGAGGCCTCGATCCTAGAGCTGGACCTAATGTGACACCGAGCGGAATGGAGGAAGGTTCATAAAGGAAGCTACGTTGCTTTACACTCATTAGGGCAATGAAAACAAAGTGTCGCTTACACTGTTGCAGGTGACCTAGGGTTAATATTAATTATCCTGTTAGAAACGCTGCATTGGAGTGATAAATGTAGAGGGGATGAAACTTATGAGCTGTTTCACTTTTAAAAGTTCCACATTCCCAGGGCTATCGTTTTTCCTTCACCAGCTGGTAGAAATGTTTGCAGATTCCTAAGCATTAGAAATAAATTGCGATTGCTTGAAAACATTGGTTTTTGCCTGTTCTTTGTACAACTGCTGGAGGTTTCACAGGTCGTGTTCCATTGATTTAGCAACACTTACATATTGTATCAGAGAGAAAACTGGCAAATAAATCTCACTCACTCTTGAGAGATTGTATGGGAAAACAATATTGATAAAGTCTCGAGAAAGCTAACAGTGGCCAAAGAGATTATACATTATTAGATGTAATCAATCTTGGACCCACCTACATTTTTATAAAATGATCTTATTTAATTAACACAGAAATattgtaacttaaaaaaaaccccacatgtgATTCTAAATACAAATCATGTTTTGAAATAAGGCCAGCTGCTGTTTCTCTCCCTTACAACCCCCCCGCAACCCAACCCAACCTTTCTTAAAAACTCTCCCATATTTCGTGACTTCTGACATCATATTTAGCATATCAAGGTTAGCATCATATTTAGCATATCAAGTTAAGGTTCAGCAAGGTGACTCATGAGTAAAGCTTACACAGTTGCACAGTTTCATTTAACTGTAGTGTACATGTGTCATTTCAAGCGCCATACAAAAGACAGATGGGCCTGTTTCTGCTCTCACGCTGATTTTACACTGCTGTAGCTTTTggagttacagcagtgtaaaagTGAGAGCAGTGACTAATGGAATTACTTGATCTATCCCAATGTAAGGGGAGAATCTGGCCTAATATTTTAGACTTGAAATCTTTTAGAAATGTTACTTAGTTTAACATTTATCATGTACATTTTGCAAGTTCAGATTTGTGTGAAAGTGTGTGAGTGCTGTGCAAGAAGTGTAATTTAGCAAAACAATAGATAACATATAAAATCTGCCTTCCTTGTGACTTAAAAACAGATCTTTGGTTCAGGCCTTTTAAGTAATGCTGTGTATCAGTTTCTACATGAAGTTTGATTTGCGACTTGTGGGCAAACCGGAAAGAGATGCTTCAAAGAATGCATGCCCATGTGCTAATGGGGAGTTGAGCCCCACACTTACAAATGAAGCTTTTTATTCCAAAATTTAGTGAGACCATAAAATTAATTTTATAATAAAGTTAAAATACATTACTTTATAAAACAGATTGATTTTATAGTTTTAcgttggaatttaaaaaaaaacaatgtgtTTTCACATGCTCATAGTGATCTCTTGGGGCTGAAAGTTTTCATGCTTGGTCTCTGCCTAGAGGGTACATGcatgttttttatttaattctAAAACATGATCAGAGTTTTAGTTTACTTTCACTGCACTGTAagattcttttgtttgtttttctggtgGATTAGAAGTTTAAAAAGGGCTGATGGCAAGTATAATTCATTGTagccatatttttaaagtaaattaggATGCTCGTTATTGTTAGAAATAGGTTTCTCAATAATTAACATACACTGTTCTTTTTTTAGGGTAACTGTGGGAATCCATTTTTCCCCCTCTTAATGAAGCAGAATGTAATTCACAAGACAATTGTCTTCATAGATAGTTTGGAAGTCAgtagctttattaaaaaaaatccacactatCCTATCTTAAGAATTTTTGTTCTGTTAATGTATATCTATTactaaggccccaattctgcaaacacttaagaaCATGTCAGTATATTTGAGCATGTGCATtcctgttgattttaatgggactactcatgtgaattaagttacacacatgcttagGTGTCTGCAGAGTCAGGGCCTTAGTTTTGAGGCACTGCAAACAACACAGCAGCAAATGAGAAAAATATCTGAATTGTTACTACAAACAAACTGAGCATATACCAAAGCTGCTCAAAATaagcagaaattgggcttgttttatGCTGAGTCGGCTTGTGCATTGTATGTTGGCTAGTTTTGCTGGCTTGTTATTGTTTTTAAAGTAGCTTGTAATTGCAGGCCATTGTTTGCTGTTCTGGAGAACACTAGCATAATGAAATAAGTTTATATATGTACTGATACTTAGATTgtagtgattttaaaaaagaatctaaacagatttttctttaaaaagtttttcttaaagtGTGTAAGTGTGAGAGGGATGTACATATAAGTATAGAAATAACAAACACTGGCAGCAAGCAAACTTCTTCTGCTCTCTGTCTGCATACAAAACTTCCTTTAATTTTCATCTGCACCACAGCATAATACAGTCCATTGTGTGTATGTGCTTTTTAAACTAGCGTTCAACTAAATCTCCATGGAAAAGGTTATAAATTTAGGTTTTAATTAGAGCTAGGTAAACTTTTTAGATCAATAGTTATTTGCTGACAAATGCAATTTGGGACCATCCAAAACTATTAGTGAATTTAACTGTAGTGAATTCAACTATTTTGCTGTGTGGCCCAGTTGTAGCTCATTTCTTTGAGGAACACATGCAGTTTTTAAATCATTTGGTAATTACAATGGTAGCCTTAAAGCCACTATCAGTGATACTAATTAGTTATCAGTTAATAATAACTAATCAGTTATAGTTAAATGAACAGGAACCAAAAGCTTTGTTATGTTTTTTGTAGATCATGTTGTTTATTGAATATGTTAGCCTTTCATTATATTACAGTGTTATTATGGATAAATCATACTCCTCTAACAACTTCTTAAATTTTCACTTTGGAAATAATAGATGCAACTATAATTTATGTAAGACCATTGTTTCCACATTTATGTATATGTATgctttcagcaaacattttaaatggAATATATTTTGAATATAGCTGTAAAACTTAATGCAAGAGTGGACACTTTTCTACATGATACCGCCTAGTAATAATAAAGAGGGATACCTTTCTGTTTAATGCCTAATTACAGTCAAATATCTGAATCCTTGAGAATTGGTGCACTGCAAAACTACACACAAAAATCAGATGAAATATCCATGGCATGGTGTTTTtgttctcttcttcccccccatGTTTGATTTATAGAATATTCCACTTCCTCGTTAgctaatttttcttttcttttttttaaaataaggagcTGGCCTTGATTTCATTGTCCCAGTAGAAAGAAGAGTCTGATAAGCACATAAGAGTAAATTAATTGTCCTGGTTTTAATGCTCTCTGGGGCAAATCATAACCATTTCCATTTTCTCCTACAAAGAAGTGAAAAACATACGTCATAATGGTTACATGTTTTTGATCTTCTGCATtcccttttcaaaacaaaaatattgtatGATCAAGAAAAATTGCAGACCATCCTAGCTTTGATATTTATGATAACTTTTTTTATTTACATAGagtggacctgattctgatctacaCTGCTCTGGCAATATAAAGAGGCCCCGTGGTGGGTTGCCAACATGGTGTAATGGGGCCTAGTCTAAATGAGAGTgaagtgtatttattttaaagtaacaGAACAGTTATTACTGGCATAACAAATTGGACAGTTGATATATGTAGCAGCAAAACAGCTGTAGCCAGATTCTCACCTCTGGGTTCTAAAGGTACACCATTTGTAATCACATGGATGGAAGTGGGGGCAAAATATAGCTTCAGCTGTGCTAGAATATTCATACGTTTATTTCcaggaaaaatatttattaaagtaACAAGTGTCAAGAAAAAGACTTTACTTTTAAAACTATTTACAGACCACATCCATGTATTATGCTCATGTTTTTTATTTGCCCTGCTCCATATGTTGAGTATTTCTAAATAACCATGTTTCTA
This genomic interval carries:
- the JPH1 gene encoding junctophilin-1 isoform X11 — protein: MTGGRFDFDDGGTYCGGWEEGKAHGHGICTGPKGQGEYAGSWSHGFEVVGGYTWPSGNTYQGYWAQGKRHGLGVETKGRWMYRGEWSHGFKGRYGVRQSLTTPARYEGTWSNGLQDGYGVETYGDGGTYQGQWTGGMRHGYGVRQSVPYGMATVIRSPLRTSLVSLRSEQSNGTVLHDITSDSPAGTRERHMQELKLMLRIRLLRLLARKVILQEQLPENFRQVSTNQEV
- the JPH1 gene encoding junctophilin-1 isoform X10 codes for the protein MTGGRFDFDDGGTYCGGWEEGKAHGHGICTGPKGQGEYAGSWSHGFEVVGGYTWPSGNTYQGYWAQGKRHGLGVETKGRWMYRGEWSHGFKGRYGVRQSLTTPARYEGTWSNGLQDGYGVETYGDGGTYQGQWTGGMRHGYGVRQSVPYGMATVIRSPLRTSLVSLRSEQSNGTVLHDITSDSPAGTRERHMQELKLMLRIRLLRLLARKVILQEQLPENFRQVSTNQAKS
- the JPH1 gene encoding junctophilin-1 isoform X12, encoding MTGGRFDFDDGGTYCGGWEEGKAHGHGICTGPKGQGEYAGSWSHGFEVVGGYTWPSGNTYQGYWAQGKRHGLGVETKGRWMYRGEWSHGFKGRYGVRQSLTTPARYEGTWSNGLQDGYGVETYGDGGAAAEPASRSPIVSG
- the JPH1 gene encoding junctophilin-1 isoform X9 → MTGGRFDFDDGGTYCGGWEEGKAHGHGICTGPKGQGEYAGSWSHGFEVVGGYTWPSGNTYQGYWAQGKRHGLGVETKGRWMYRGEWSHGFKGRYGVRQSLTTPARYEGTWSNGLQDGYGVETYGDGGTYQGQWTGGMRHGYGVRQSVPYGMATVIRSPLRTSLVSLRSEQSNGTVLHDITSDSPAGTRERHMQELKLMLRIRLLRLLARKVILQEQLPENFRQVSTNQALIISNKDFKKAWR